The following are from one region of the Leptospira terpstrae serovar Hualin str. LT 11-33 = ATCC 700639 genome:
- a CDS encoding c-type cytochrome: MNKTYEVKSVPIPKFAKHADIAEGKRLYQSRGCGDCHDVDGSGRTFIEDPALGTLSGANLTSGKGGIITERTDEELAIAIRHGVGKNGRALLFMPSTDFQGMTNEDVGKLIAFLRSLPSVDKPQGDLKAGPLGRFLFLIGEIPVFLSAEVINHETTHLANITPTVSLEYGKYVATTCTGCHGFSLKGGPIQGAPPEWPPAQDISKNGLTHYTESSFIQTVRTGKRPDGSEMKFPMPWKSLGQLTDTELKALWLYLQTI, encoded by the coding sequence ATGAACAAAACGTACGAAGTAAAATCTGTTCCCATACCTAAGTTCGCTAAACATGCAGACATTGCTGAGGGGAAAAGACTCTACCAATCACGAGGTTGTGGAGATTGCCACGACGTCGATGGAAGTGGTAGGACATTTATTGAAGATCCTGCCCTCGGGACACTTTCTGGCGCTAACCTAACATCAGGTAAAGGAGGAATCATTACTGAAAGAACTGATGAAGAACTTGCCATTGCGATTCGTCATGGTGTTGGCAAAAACGGAAGGGCATTGTTGTTTATGCCATCGACAGATTTCCAAGGAATGACAAATGAAGATGTCGGAAAATTAATCGCATTCCTCCGATCTTTACCTTCTGTAGATAAACCTCAAGGAGACCTCAAAGCAGGTCCACTGGGAAGATTTCTTTTTTTAATTGGAGAAATTCCTGTTTTTCTATCAGCAGAAGTTATCAACCATGAAACTACACACTTAGCAAACATTACACCTACTGTGTCTTTAGAATATGGTAAGTATGTTGCCACTACATGTACTGGATGCCATGGTTTTAGTTTGAAAGGTGGTCCAATCCAAGGAGCTCCTCCTGAATGGCCACCTGCGCAAGATATCAGCAAAAATGGTCTAACACATTACACAGAATCTAGTTTTATCCAAACCGTCAGAACAGGAAAACGTCCAGATGGTTCAGAAATGAAATTCCCTATGCCATGGAAAAGTTTAGGCCAATTGACTGATACTGAACTAAAAGCGCTTTGGTTGTATCTACAAACGATATAA
- a CDS encoding C1 family peptidase has translation MNLKLSRMIFGMLLLFTTAILAEEFDPSSVRSPGCKPGTFSCGYIPSSKEIQDSIPLKRDFNSFDELPKSIDLSSMMPPVGNQGRQNSCVAWATGYAIKSYLLKNKGQVSEYDPPFAGGKGNYVFSPAFIYNQQNGGEDKGLYYYKTMEFLKTSGVAPWSSMPYTDKDYLSQPSQSSKKEALKYKIKSFSRLNFKNPDEIKRVLAGKNVVMVGMIIDDAFYKLKGSAIYDENGGQSYGGHAMTIVGYDDNKKSKSGKKGAFKLQNSWGTNWGDKGFGWVSYSILAKVGQETYAIVDEPASQNIPSVVVPVKKPILPPTEIKVSKGEFDTKILLTWNQQDLAVAYLVQRKEESDFYDLGYSDKPSFTDLNVSPNSTYVYRIISVGSEEVSVSSLEVEGFTATESQSEGNIGQVAGLLGTVYVNGNTPNVELSWSELEGATSYTISRSDSSLKWKNIGTSKTTSFIDPSPKLGESNFYRVNAATQSKPSGEWSETVAIDVADQTLLPNQVSHLTATSGDYANKIVLNWNAAPGAKTYFLYRFDERAEPSGQFEISGTSYTDSDPAIQNGNQYLYTIIAANDLGYAEPSQVAFGKTDPGLTKRAGGVTLSPPKQLTSNLVGKDKVITLRWDSVKDSFEYYIYRKQMKGGKPGKSEFVSNVDAKKTTFSENFPGNSGDLFLYSVRSKSEFGSESKDSNFVSVFWNEPKAQVKKRAMSLEELPASFVGKWSSMYWNPKSGPQSVLVDIQGNGQDFVAKLKLNDKEIREFKGSWSPGSHTLKTKGFLFELSKSMEGNSLAQFQTIKDFSDGTELSFTKE, from the coding sequence ATGAATTTAAAACTTAGCAGAATGATTTTCGGAATGTTACTCTTATTTACAACTGCAATTCTTGCAGAAGAATTTGATCCGAGTAGTGTTCGGTCTCCTGGATGCAAACCGGGAACTTTCTCATGTGGTTATATTCCTAGTTCCAAAGAAATTCAAGATAGTATTCCGCTCAAAAGAGATTTTAATTCTTTTGATGAATTGCCGAAGTCTATTGATTTATCCTCAATGATGCCTCCAGTAGGAAATCAAGGAAGACAAAATAGTTGTGTAGCATGGGCTACTGGTTATGCGATCAAGTCCTATCTCTTAAAAAACAAAGGACAAGTTTCAGAATATGATCCACCATTTGCTGGTGGAAAGGGGAATTATGTTTTTTCTCCCGCTTTTATTTACAACCAACAAAATGGGGGAGAAGATAAAGGTTTGTATTATTACAAAACAATGGAGTTTTTAAAAACAAGCGGTGTTGCTCCTTGGAGTAGTATGCCCTATACGGATAAAGATTATTTATCCCAACCTTCTCAAAGTTCTAAAAAAGAAGCCCTTAAATATAAAATCAAATCTTTCTCTCGGTTAAACTTTAAAAATCCTGATGAAATTAAGCGGGTGTTAGCTGGGAAAAACGTAGTTATGGTTGGAATGATCATAGACGATGCGTTTTATAAATTGAAAGGTTCTGCTATTTATGATGAAAATGGTGGCCAAAGTTATGGCGGTCATGCAATGACTATCGTAGGATATGATGACAATAAAAAATCCAAATCTGGAAAAAAGGGTGCGTTTAAATTACAAAACTCCTGGGGAACGAATTGGGGTGATAAAGGTTTTGGTTGGGTTTCCTATTCAATTCTTGCAAAAGTAGGACAAGAAACTTATGCTATCGTAGATGAGCCAGCTTCACAAAACATACCATCGGTGGTAGTACCAGTAAAGAAACCAATTCTTCCACCAACAGAAATCAAAGTTTCCAAAGGAGAATTTGATACAAAAATTCTATTAACATGGAATCAACAAGACTTAGCTGTTGCCTATTTGGTTCAAAGAAAAGAAGAATCCGATTTTTATGATCTTGGATATTCGGATAAACCTAGTTTTACTGATCTAAATGTTTCACCTAACTCTACCTATGTGTATAGAATCATTTCTGTTGGTTCAGAAGAAGTATCCGTTTCCTCATTGGAGGTGGAAGGATTTACTGCTACCGAATCTCAATCAGAGGGAAACATAGGCCAAGTGGCTGGCCTTTTGGGTACGGTTTACGTGAATGGAAATACACCTAACGTGGAACTAAGTTGGTCTGAATTAGAAGGGGCAACAAGTTATACAATTTCTCGTTCTGATTCCTCTCTAAAATGGAAAAATATTGGAACAAGTAAAACTACGAGTTTTATTGATCCTTCTCCCAAATTAGGAGAATCCAATTTTTATAGAGTGAATGCAGCTACACAATCGAAACCATCAGGGGAGTGGAGTGAAACAGTAGCCATCGATGTTGCTGATCAAACCTTGTTACCAAATCAAGTGAGTCATCTTACTGCGACTAGCGGAGACTATGCGAATAAAATAGTTTTAAATTGGAATGCCGCTCCTGGTGCAAAAACTTATTTTTTATATCGATTTGATGAAAGAGCCGAACCGTCTGGGCAGTTTGAAATTTCGGGAACTAGTTATACAGATTCAGATCCAGCCATTCAGAATGGTAACCAATATTTGTATACTATCATTGCTGCCAATGATCTTGGTTATGCGGAGCCTAGTCAGGTAGCCTTTGGAAAAACTGATCCTGGACTTACCAAAAGAGCAGGTGGTGTGACTTTATCTCCCCCAAAACAATTAACTTCCAATCTTGTTGGCAAAGACAAAGTCATCACTCTGAGATGGGATTCTGTGAAAGATAGTTTTGAATATTATATTTACCGAAAACAGATGAAAGGTGGAAAGCCGGGGAAATCGGAATTTGTTTCAAACGTTGATGCGAAGAAAACTACATTCAGCGAAAATTTCCCAGGAAACTCAGGTGATTTGTTTTTATATTCCGTACGCTCTAAATCAGAATTTGGTTCGGAGTCGAAAGACTCAAATTTTGTTTCTGTATTCTGGAATGAACCTAAGGCCCAAGTAAAAAAGAGAGCCATGTCTTTGGAAGAACTTCCTGCTTCTTTTGTGGGAAAATGGTCGTCTATGTATTGGAATCCCAAATCAGGTCCACAATCAGTTTTAGTAGATATTCAAGGTAATGGACAAGATTTTGTCGCAAAATTAAAGTTAAATGATAAAGAAATCCGAGAATTTAAAGGTTCTTGGTCTCCAGGTAGTCATACTTTAAAAACAAAGGGATTTTTGTTTGAGTTGTCAAAATCAATGGAAGGCAACTCATTAGCTCAGTTCCAAACAATCAAAGATTTTAGTGATGGTACGGAACTGAGTTTTACTAAAGAATAA
- a CDS encoding SMP-30/gluconolactonase/LRE family protein, whose amino-acid sequence MKTKLNQLSFQVHTNFFLVPAFSLLLILISCRTPEEYFKNQIKGPIELPYHPTITSIKSDGDPIKQMVTIGGSTLPAQDEILLQEDLGRAFVASIDGWIWKVDLTNNTSEPFVKTPLLPGGMVIHPKNNDIIYMCLSRGKQHDTILNDGPGIYELTISTKHLRKIGTRVPITDKTKEPSDDQIGVFYPFGKETKIPISQLNDTNSRNVEKADDLTISNDGERIYFTEPYDHPNSILGVSSQSKHEVLTLGRNGHLWKYDLKDNTASLIAHQYTYLDGILLEYSQGEIESSILLNELSKSRLIRLHLTGDKKGKDEIVIEGLPGFPDGMDRDSSGRIWIAIPVERSKLITWLHKHPSLKRLVLYIPESLLPVSKKTGILALSPNGNKPIYFTMHDGSLFSHIIVVVPGKDKLYLAVYQEGFKGFVTMPYPNNI is encoded by the coding sequence ATGAAAACAAAACTCAATCAACTATCATTTCAAGTTCATACGAATTTCTTTTTAGTTCCGGCTTTCAGTTTACTTTTGATTTTAATATCCTGTCGAACACCAGAAGAATATTTTAAGAATCAAATCAAAGGTCCAATCGAACTTCCTTACCATCCAACAATAACTTCCATTAAATCCGATGGAGATCCCATCAAACAAATGGTGACAATCGGCGGATCCACTTTACCTGCTCAAGATGAAATTCTTCTGCAAGAAGATTTAGGCAGAGCTTTTGTTGCTTCGATCGATGGTTGGATTTGGAAAGTAGATTTAACAAATAATACCTCGGAGCCATTTGTCAAAACTCCGCTTTTACCTGGGGGGATGGTAATTCATCCTAAAAATAATGATATCATATATATGTGTTTATCTCGCGGAAAACAACATGATACAATTCTTAATGATGGACCTGGAATTTACGAATTAACAATATCAACAAAACATCTGCGTAAAATTGGTACTCGTGTTCCCATTACAGATAAAACCAAAGAACCGTCAGATGATCAAATTGGAGTCTTTTACCCTTTCGGGAAAGAAACAAAGATTCCTATCTCACAACTTAATGATACCAACAGTCGCAACGTAGAAAAAGCAGATGATTTAACAATTAGTAATGATGGAGAAAGAATTTATTTTACTGAACCATATGACCACCCCAATTCTATTCTTGGAGTGAGTTCACAATCAAAACATGAAGTGCTTACATTAGGACGTAATGGACATCTTTGGAAATATGATCTGAAAGATAACACCGCAAGTTTAATCGCTCATCAATACACATATTTAGATGGAATTTTATTAGAATACTCGCAAGGAGAAATCGAATCTTCCATTCTTTTAAATGAATTATCTAAATCAAGACTCATTCGCTTACACCTAACTGGTGATAAAAAAGGAAAGGATGAAATTGTTATCGAAGGACTTCCCGGTTTTCCTGACGGAATGGATAGAGATTCTAGCGGCAGAATTTGGATCGCAATCCCAGTAGAAAGATCTAAATTAATCACTTGGTTGCATAAACACCCATCGTTAAAACGTCTTGTTCTATACATACCGGAAAGTCTACTTCCAGTTTCCAAAAAAACAGGAATCCTTGCACTTTCACCTAACGGAAATAAGCCCATATATTTCACTATGCATGACGGTAGTTTGTTTTCCCATATTATTGTCGTCGTGCCAGGAAAAGATAAATTATATTTGGCAGTATACCAAGAAGGTTTTAAAGGATTTGTAACCATGCCATATCCTAACAATATTTAG